A genomic segment from Nicotiana tabacum cultivar K326 chromosome 7, ASM71507v2, whole genome shotgun sequence encodes:
- the LOC107814300 gene encoding uncharacterized protein LOC107814300 has protein sequence MKLVDFTKRQLQTMRESKWNSLIEYVSSFCDKNGIVIPKMDEKYALGKSKRKSSTVTYSHHFRFSEVNTSPLLGMVSLSPDDSFANYDKNKIMKLATYYPNEFTASKLEDLSYELGNYIDYVREMDNAFSNLKELGDLSKALVKINIHKTWGLVYLLVKLSLILPVATATVERAFSSMKFIKNDLRSRIGDDFLNDCLVCFIEDEVFESVSNDAIIDRFQNMTTRRVQVK, from the exons ATGAAACTTGTTGATTTCACAAAGAGGCAATTGCAAACAATGAGAGAATCTAAATGGAATTCTTTGATAGAATATGTCTCTTCGTTTTGTGATAAGAATGGTATTGTAATCCCAAAAATGGATGAGAAGTATGCACTTGGAAAGTCGAAGCGTAAAAGCTCAACTGTTACATATTCCCATCATTT TCGTTTTAGTGAAGTGAATACTTCTCCGCTTCTCGGTATGGTTAGTTTGAGTCCCGATGATTCTTTTGCGAATTATGATAAAAACAAGATTATGAAACTTGCTACATATTATCCAAATGAGTTCACTGCTTCTAAGCTTGAAGATCTTAGTTATGAGCTTGGCAACTATATTGACTATGTGCGAGAAATGGACAATGCATTCTCTAACTTGAAAGAGCTTGGTGATCTGTCGAAGGCATTGGTTAAAATAAATATTCACAAGACATGGGGACTTGTTTATTTGCTTGTGAAGCTGAGTTTGATATTACCTGTGGCTACTGCAACGGTTGAAAGAGCTTTTTCTTCAATGAAGTTTATTAAAAATGATTTACGAAGCAGGATTGGTGATGACTTCTTGAAtgattgtttagtttgttttatagAGGATGAAGTATTTGAAAGTGTATCTAATGATGCGATCATTGATCGTTTTCAAAACATGACAACTCGTCGAGTGCAAGTGAAATGA
- the LOC142162449 gene encoding uncharacterized protein LOC142162449 has protein sequence MMLDLMNQAQSILTSLDKQSEKIKSEHRVCLNSSIDMIRYLLKEGNLFRGHNESVTSTRRGHFLDLLTWYADRKEDVKNVKDIVNSCAKETVKAIIEDLNGDFFGILVDESKDVSHKEQMALVLCYVNKEGELIERFLSLVHVKGTTAHALQKEIYSLLLQHSLSSSLIRGQEYNGASNIQGNINGLKALILKDNPSAHCFTHQLQLTLVAVAKKHHDVNNVLIFLLMF, from the exons ATGATGCTAGATTTAATGAACCAAGCACAATCCATTCTAACTTCTTTGGACAAGCAATCTGAGAAAATTAAAAGTGAACATCGAGTTTGTTTGAATTCTTCAATTGATATGATAAGGTATCTTTTGAAAGAAGGAAATCTTTTTCGGGGCCATAATGAGAGTGTAACTTCTACTAGAAGAGGCCATTTTTTAGATCTCTTAACATGGTATGCAGATAGGAAGGAAGATGTGAAAAATGTG AAAGATATTGTGAATTCTTGTGCAAAAGAAACGGTGAAAGCAATTATTGAAGACTTGAATGGGGATTTTTTTGGGATATTAGTTGATGAGTCTAAGGATGTCTCTCATAAGGAACAAATGGCTCTTGTTCTGTGCTATGTCAATAAAGAGGGTGAACTTATTGAGCGATTCCTTAGTCTTGTTCATGTTAAAGGTACAACTGCGCATGCATTACAAAAAGAAATATATTCTTTGCTTTTACAACATTCATTGAGTTCATCTCTAATACGGGGACAAGAGTATAATGGAGCTAGTAACATACAAGGAAACATCAATGGTCTTAAAGCTTTAATTCTAAAAGATAATCCTTCGGCACATTGCTTTACTCATCAGTTGCAATTGACTCTTGTAGCTGTTGCAAAGAAACACCATGATGTAAATAATGTTTTGATATTCTTGCTAATGTTTTGA